A section of the Jaculus jaculus isolate mJacJac1 chromosome 6, mJacJac1.mat.Y.cur, whole genome shotgun sequence genome encodes:
- the C6H5orf24 gene encoding UPF0461 protein C5orf24 homolog encodes MMHPVASSNPAFCGPGKPSCLSEDAMRAAADQFDIYSSQQSKYSHTVSHKPMVCQRPDPLTEPHLQTTSGRNIEIKDELKKKKNLSRSGKRGRPSGTTKSAGYRTSTGRPLGTTKAAGFKTSPGRPLGTTKAAGYKVSPGRPPGSIKALSRLADLGYGCGTAAFPYPMMHSRAVHGVQETSTEVKPPSE; translated from the coding sequence ATGATGCACCCGGTTGCCAGCAGTAATCCAGCATTCTGTGGGCCTGGCAAGCCTTCCTGCCTCAGTGAAGATGCCATGAGAGCTGCCGCTGATCAGTTTGACATCTATTCCTCCCAGCAGAGCAAGTACAGCCACACAGTCAGCCACAAGCCAATGGTATGTCAGAGGCCAGACCCGCTAACTGAGCCACACTTGCAGACTACGAGTGGCAGAAACATAGAGATAAAGGATgaactcaagaaaaagaaaaatctcagccGATCTGGTAAGCGTGGCCGGCCCTCGGGAACCACCAAGTCAGCAGGATACCGGACCAGCACAGGCAGACCCCTGGGAACCACCAAAGCAGCTGGATTTAAAACAAGTCCAGGCAGACCTTTGGGTACAACtaaagcagcaggatacaaagtcagcCCAGGGAGACCTCCAGGTAGCATTAAAGCCCTGTCCCGCCTCGCCGATCTCGGCTATGGCTGTGGTACTGCTGCTTTCCCTTACCCCATGATGCACAGCAGAGCTGTGCATGGGGTACAGGAGACCAGCACTGAAGTCAAGCCCCCCAGTGaatga